In Microbacterium enclense, one genomic interval encodes:
- the ruvC gene encoding crossover junction endodeoxyribonuclease RuvC → MSRSLRVLGIDPGLTRCGVGIVDVSPNRTASLVHVGVVRSATTDPIEKRLAAIAAGIRAVLAAHDPQVVAVERVFAQNNRHSVMGTAQASGIALLLAAEHGIPAATHTPSEVKAAITGYGSADKLQVQTMVARVLRLDALPQPADAADALAIALCHAWRGGAAAVSGEATLTPAQRAWRDAEKRRSPQARVARTHVRTDA, encoded by the coding sequence GTGTCTCGTTCCCTCCGCGTCCTCGGTATCGACCCCGGCCTCACGCGCTGCGGCGTCGGAATCGTCGACGTCTCACCGAACCGCACGGCGTCGCTCGTGCACGTCGGTGTCGTCCGGTCGGCAACCACCGACCCGATCGAGAAGCGTCTGGCGGCGATCGCCGCCGGGATCCGCGCCGTCCTGGCCGCGCACGATCCGCAGGTCGTCGCGGTCGAGCGGGTCTTCGCGCAGAACAACCGCCACTCCGTGATGGGAACCGCCCAGGCCAGCGGCATCGCCCTGCTGTTGGCGGCCGAACACGGAATCCCCGCCGCCACGCACACCCCGAGCGAGGTCAAGGCTGCCATCACCGGGTACGGGTCGGCCGACAAGCTCCAAGTCCAGACGATGGTCGCGCGGGTGCTCCGGCTCGATGCTCTGCCGCAACCGGCGGACGCCGCTGACGCGCTGGCCATCGCGCTGTGCCACGCCTGGCGCGGGGGAGCGGCCGCCGTCTCCGGCGAGGCGACGCTCACCCCGGCTCAACGCGCGTGGCGCGACGCCGAGAAGCGTCGTTCTCCCCAGGCACGTGTCGCTCGAACACATGTACGAACCGACGCGTAA
- the ruvA gene encoding Holliday junction branch migration protein RuvA translates to MISSLHGAAAHVADDSLVIVVGGVGFSVAVTAQFARTVHVGDDIHLHTNLIVREDALSLYGFESREELTVFTQLISVTGVGPKSALGVLSSLTVPQIAQAVADDDDAPFRRVSGIGPKTAKLIVVQLAGKLAVVPVAAPAAVAAHGQVPLQVTQALVGLGWTERTAAEAVASVAENASESDRASVQALLRLTLALLGPARKETVGG, encoded by the coding sequence ATGATCTCTTCGCTGCACGGGGCGGCGGCCCACGTCGCCGACGACTCGCTGGTCATCGTGGTGGGCGGTGTCGGTTTCTCCGTCGCCGTGACCGCGCAGTTCGCACGGACGGTGCACGTCGGCGACGACATCCACCTGCACACGAATCTCATCGTGCGAGAAGACGCCCTCTCGCTCTACGGCTTCGAGAGCCGCGAAGAACTCACGGTGTTCACGCAGCTCATCAGCGTCACGGGCGTCGGCCCGAAGTCCGCCCTCGGGGTGCTCTCCTCGCTCACGGTGCCGCAGATCGCGCAGGCCGTGGCAGACGACGACGACGCCCCCTTCCGCCGCGTCTCGGGCATCGGCCCCAAGACCGCGAAGCTCATCGTCGTGCAGCTCGCAGGCAAGCTCGCCGTGGTTCCGGTCGCAGCGCCCGCGGCCGTGGCAGCGCACGGTCAGGTACCCCTCCAGGTCACGCAAGCGCTGGTCGGACTGGGCTGGACCGAACGCACCGCCGCCGAGGCGGTGGCATCCGTGGCCGAAAACGCCTCCGAGAGCGACCGCGCCTCGGTCCAGGCGCTGCTGCGCCTCACGCTCGCGCTCCTCGGGCCCGCGCGCAAGGAGACCGTGGGTGGCTGA
- the ruvB gene encoding Holliday junction branch migration DNA helicase RuvB encodes MADVRDAGAPDDETELAIEGALRPTSLAEFVGQQKVRGQLQLLLDAARIQQRSPDHILLSGPPGLGKTTLAMIVAHESGRPLRLSSGPAIQHAGDLAALLSSLTPGEVLFIDEIHRMARSAEEMLYLAMEDFRIDIMVGKGAGATSIPLDLSPFTLVGATTRAGLLPNPLRDRFGFTAHLEYYEPEELERVVSRSASMLDVGLPGTARSEIARRSRGTPRIANRLLRRVRDYLVVHGPSAGTDDGHADVRTVGAALDLYDVDAIGLDRLDRAVLDALVRRFRGGPVGLSTLAVAVGEEPETIESVVEPYLVRIGFMGRTPRGRVATPEAYDHLGAPHPDGLLRFSQGS; translated from the coding sequence GTGGCTGACGTCCGCGACGCCGGCGCCCCCGACGACGAGACCGAGCTCGCGATCGAGGGGGCGCTCCGCCCCACGTCTCTTGCGGAGTTCGTCGGACAGCAGAAGGTCCGGGGGCAGCTCCAGCTGCTCCTCGATGCCGCGCGGATCCAACAGCGCTCGCCCGATCACATCCTGCTCTCGGGGCCTCCCGGTCTCGGCAAGACGACGCTCGCCATGATCGTGGCCCACGAGAGCGGTCGGCCCCTGCGCCTATCGAGCGGGCCGGCCATCCAGCACGCGGGAGACCTCGCCGCGCTGCTGTCATCGCTCACCCCGGGCGAGGTCCTATTCATCGATGAGATCCACCGCATGGCGCGCTCGGCGGAAGAGATGCTGTACCTCGCGATGGAAGATTTCCGCATCGACATCATGGTCGGCAAGGGTGCGGGGGCGACGAGCATCCCCCTCGACCTTTCTCCGTTCACGCTCGTGGGCGCGACGACGCGCGCGGGCCTGCTCCCCAACCCGCTGCGCGACCGGTTCGGCTTCACGGCGCACCTCGAGTACTACGAGCCCGAAGAACTCGAGCGGGTCGTGTCGCGGTCGGCATCCATGCTCGATGTCGGACTGCCCGGCACCGCGCGGTCGGAGATCGCGCGCCGCTCGCGCGGCACACCCCGCATCGCGAACCGCCTGCTGCGCCGGGTGCGCGATTACCTCGTCGTACACGGCCCGTCCGCCGGCACCGATGACGGTCACGCCGACGTCCGCACCGTGGGCGCCGCCCTCGACCTCTACGACGTGGATGCCATCGGACTCGACCGCCTCGACAGGGCCGTTCTCGATGCACTCGTGCGCCGCTTCCGCGGCGGCCCCGTGGGCCTCAGCACGCTCGCCGTGGCGGTGGGGGAGGAACCCGAGACCATCGAGTCGGTGGTCGAGCCCTACCTCGTGCGCATCGGCTTCATGGGCCGCACGCCGCGCGGCCGGGTCGCCACCCCCGAGGCCTACGACCACCTCGGCGCTCCCCACCCCGACGGCCTGCTCCGATTCAGCCAGGGGTCATGA
- a CDS encoding preprotein translocase subunit YajC encodes MDFASFFANYGLIILLIGLLIFMFWSSRRRMQKQKLELEEKARQTVPGAEVLLQGGLYGTIVEYDGEDLDKPAHVEIAPGVVIKVHSQAVLRIVDPTSGTVTEDEFIEAEETEAEYVAGVADGDITSISDDHRARQAAEAEADRTDKDRPQA; translated from the coding sequence ATGGATTTCGCGAGCTTCTTCGCCAACTACGGCCTCATCATCCTGCTGATCGGCCTGCTGATCTTCATGTTCTGGAGCTCGCGCCGCCGCATGCAGAAGCAGAAGCTCGAGCTCGAAGAGAAGGCCCGCCAGACGGTGCCCGGCGCCGAGGTCCTCCTCCAGGGCGGCCTATACGGCACCATCGTCGAGTACGACGGTGAAGACCTCGACAAGCCCGCGCACGTCGAGATCGCTCCCGGCGTCGTGATCAAGGTCCACAGCCAGGCCGTGCTGCGCATCGTCGACCCGACCTCCGGCACCGTCACCGAAGACGAGTTCATCGAGGCCGAAGAGACCGAGGCCGAGTACGTCGCGGGCGTCGCCGACGGCGACATCACCTCCATCAGCGACGACCACCGCGCCCGTCAGGCCGCCGAGGCCGAGGCCGACCGCACCGACAAGGACCGTCCGCAGGCCTGA
- the secD gene encoding protein translocase subunit SecD, whose amino-acid sequence MASSPPVRHAWRVLTGLLALTAVLFGINALGVYAFQASSWTPDLALDLQGGTQIILQAQTTDGAAPDSEQLQQAVSIIRQRVDASGVGETDIATEGSDKIVVQIPGEADEATRERIQSSAQLQLRPVLFTGSPATTFVGEDGNSTPYPTPDPSLPSTPTASPTNASDPAWITPALQAQFLAYDCSNPANDAAKAPANEPLITCGIDDGVKYILGPVELDGTSITDATNGQEQNTGRWAVNLVFNDEGTQVFGKISQRLYGAQAPLNQFAFVLDGSVLSAPQMNAIILDGRPSITGNYTQESSKALADQLKYGALPLSFDVVSSDTVSATLGSQQLQVGFIAGLIGLALVAVYSLVVYRALGTVIIASLGVMAVLTYVMLCILAWRMGFRLSLAGVAGLIITIGFTADSFIVYFERIRDELRDGKSITAAVEDGWSRAKRTIYISKSINILAAVVLYILADATVKGFAFTLGLTTAIDILIFILFTHPVMQLLARTRFFGSGHPLSGMDPEALGAVYRGRAQFRAPIADTGRTKRSRAEAQRRQTIAERKQAELAASRGDSSSTKGGDD is encoded by the coding sequence GTGGCGTCCTCTCCTCCTGTGCGCCATGCCTGGCGTGTTCTGACCGGTCTGCTCGCCCTCACGGCCGTGCTGTTCGGCATCAACGCCCTGGGCGTGTACGCCTTCCAGGCCAGCTCCTGGACCCCCGATCTCGCTCTCGACCTCCAGGGCGGGACGCAGATCATCCTGCAGGCGCAGACGACGGACGGCGCCGCGCCCGACTCCGAGCAGCTTCAGCAGGCGGTCTCGATCATCCGACAGCGCGTCGACGCCTCGGGCGTCGGTGAGACCGACATCGCGACCGAGGGCAGCGACAAGATCGTGGTCCAGATCCCGGGAGAGGCCGACGAAGCGACGCGCGAGCGGATCCAGAGCTCCGCTCAGCTCCAGCTGCGTCCGGTGCTGTTCACCGGCTCGCCCGCGACGACCTTCGTCGGAGAGGACGGGAACTCGACGCCGTACCCGACGCCGGACCCGAGCCTTCCGTCGACGCCCACCGCCTCGCCGACCAACGCGAGCGACCCCGCGTGGATCACCCCTGCCCTGCAGGCGCAGTTCCTCGCCTACGACTGCTCCAATCCGGCGAACGACGCGGCGAAGGCCCCGGCGAACGAGCCCCTGATCACCTGCGGCATCGACGACGGCGTGAAGTACATCCTCGGCCCGGTCGAACTCGACGGCACCTCGATCACCGACGCCACCAACGGCCAGGAGCAGAACACGGGCCGCTGGGCCGTGAACCTCGTCTTCAACGACGAGGGAACGCAGGTTTTCGGCAAGATCAGTCAGCGCCTCTACGGCGCTCAGGCGCCGCTGAATCAGTTCGCCTTCGTCCTCGACGGAAGCGTCCTTTCGGCGCCGCAGATGAACGCGATCATCCTGGACGGGCGCCCCAGCATCACCGGCAACTACACGCAGGAGAGCTCGAAGGCCCTCGCCGACCAGCTGAAGTACGGCGCGCTGCCGCTCAGCTTCGACGTCGTGAGCTCCGACACGGTGTCCGCCACCCTCGGCTCCCAGCAGCTGCAAGTCGGCTTCATCGCCGGCCTCATCGGTCTCGCGCTGGTGGCGGTGTACTCGCTCGTGGTCTATCGCGCACTGGGCACGGTGATCATCGCCTCGCTCGGCGTGATGGCGGTGTTGACCTACGTGATGCTGTGCATCTTGGCCTGGCGCATGGGCTTCCGCCTCTCGCTCGCCGGTGTCGCGGGCCTCATCATCACGATCGGGTTCACGGCCGACTCGTTCATCGTCTATTTCGAGCGCATCCGCGACGAGTTGCGCGACGGTAAGTCGATCACCGCGGCCGTCGAGGACGGCTGGTCCCGCGCCAAGCGCACGATCTACATCTCCAAGTCGATCAACATCCTGGCCGCCGTCGTGCTGTACATCCTTGCGGATGCCACGGTGAAGGGCTTCGCCTTCACGCTGGGCCTGACGACAGCGATCGACATCCTCATCTTCATCCTCTTCACCCACCCGGTGATGCAGCTGCTGGCACGCACCCGATTCTTCGGATCGGGGCACCCGCTGTCGGGAATGGACCCTGAGGCGCTCGGCGCCGTCTATCGCGGGCGCGCGCAGTTCCGGGCTCCGATCGCCGACACCGGGCGCACGAAGCGCTCACGCGCCGAGGCGCAGCGGCGCCAGACGATCGCCGAACGCAAACAGGCCGAGCTCGCCGCCTCACGCGGGGATAGCAGCTCCACGAAGGGGGGAGACGACTGA
- the secF gene encoding protein translocase subunit SecF: MRSMTQLGNDLYSGKTSFPFVQRRRVWFLIAALLVIGAALVPLVRPIQFSIEFTGGSQFTVSNPATFDQSLATQAVTSVVPGATTRVTVISDQAVRVQTDQMSNDETQAVSAALASSYQVPSSEVTNSFIGATWGADVTRQSLWGLAIFLALTFIILALYFRTWKMSVAAIIGLVDVLVITVGIYALFGFEISPAAVIGFLTILSYALYDTTVVFDKVRENTREDGEISGRTFAESVNLAANQTLIRSINTTVVAVLPIGAILFIGVPLGARTLSDISLSIFVGTLVAAYSTLFVAVPLYALLREREPAVAQRDARVRSAREKAGVPA; the protein is encoded by the coding sequence ATGCGCTCCATGACGCAGCTCGGTAACGACCTCTACTCGGGGAAGACCTCGTTCCCGTTCGTGCAGCGTCGGCGTGTGTGGTTCCTGATCGCCGCCCTGCTCGTGATCGGTGCGGCCCTCGTCCCGCTCGTACGCCCGATTCAGTTCTCCATTGAGTTCACCGGTGGCTCCCAGTTCACGGTCTCCAACCCGGCGACCTTCGACCAATCGCTCGCCACGCAAGCGGTGACGTCGGTCGTTCCCGGCGCCACGACGCGCGTGACCGTGATCAGCGATCAGGCCGTTCGCGTGCAGACCGACCAGATGAGCAACGACGAGACGCAGGCCGTTTCCGCCGCTCTCGCCAGTTCGTACCAGGTGCCGAGCTCCGAGGTCACCAACTCGTTCATCGGTGCGACGTGGGGTGCAGACGTCACACGTCAGTCGCTCTGGGGGCTGGCGATCTTCCTGGCGCTGACGTTCATCATCCTCGCGCTGTACTTCCGCACGTGGAAGATGTCGGTCGCCGCGATCATCGGGCTCGTCGACGTGCTCGTCATCACGGTCGGCATCTACGCGCTCTTCGGGTTCGAGATCTCGCCGGCGGCGGTGATCGGGTTCCTGACGATCCTCTCCTACGCCTTGTACGACACCACGGTCGTCTTCGACAAGGTGAGGGAGAACACGAGGGAAGACGGGGAGATCTCCGGACGCACGTTCGCCGAATCGGTGAACCTCGCCGCGAACCAGACGCTGATCCGCTCGATCAACACGACCGTCGTCGCGGTGCTGCCCATCGGGGCGATCCTCTTCATCGGTGTGCCGCTCGGTGCCCGGACGCTGAGTGACATCTCCCTCTCGATCTTCGTCGGAACGCTCGTCGCGGCGTACTCGACCCTGTTCGTCGCGGTGCCGCTCTATGCGCTGCTGCGTGAGCGGGAACCGGCCGTCGCCCAGCGCGACGCCCGCGTGCGCTCCGCGCGCGAGAAGGCGGGTGTCCCCGCCTGA
- a CDS encoding bifunctional (p)ppGpp synthetase/guanosine-3',5'-bis(diphosphate) 3'-pyrophosphohydrolase: protein MTETAASAPAPSSLRRLVPRIFSRAARRDDVDKLLRTVRTHHPKGDLGIIERAYAVADKAHDGQKRQSGEPYITHPLAVAQILAELGLGPKAIAAALLHDTVEDTGYPLDELAADFGDEVAMLVDGVTKLDKVKYGDSAQAETVRKMIVAMSKDIRVLLIKLADRLHNARTWGFVPPHKAAKKATETLEIYAPLAHRLGIQAIKSELEDLSFAVMHPKLYAEIESLVKQRTPQREQYVQNVIDAVDADLRELRVRGRVMGRPKQLYSVYQKMVVRGREFDDIYDLIGIRILVGTVRDCYAVLGAIHARWTPLPGRFKDYIATPKFNLYQSLHTTVIGPGGRTVEIQIRTHEMHQQAEFGVAAHWKYKERMAGGKADAKAVDADMAWIAHISDWQAETADPGEFLDSLRFEIGAKEVYVFTPKGRVIGLPAGATPVDFAYAVHTEIGHRTMGAKVNGRLVPLETALQSGDVVEVFTSKNPDAGPSQDWLGFVKSTRARNKIRGWFTKERREEAIEQGKDSIARAMRRQNLPLQRLMSQDSFTEVARQFHYEDVSALYAAVGEGHVSTQSVIEKVTALVSAEDTSTGPIDLPQVGRRRTPRNSDSGVLVRGAPDILVKLAKCCTPVPGDEIVGFVTRGSGVSVHRGDCTNVKALKEDPDRLIDVEWAPTTKSLFLVQIQVEALDRSGLLSDVTRVLSEHHVNILSATVSTSNDRLALSKFVFEMGDTVHLDRVLNAVRRIDAVYDVYRVTSS from the coding sequence ATGACCGAGACCGCGGCATCCGCACCCGCACCGTCGTCGTTGCGTCGGCTCGTGCCACGCATCTTCTCGCGCGCGGCTCGCCGCGACGACGTCGACAAGCTGCTGCGCACCGTCCGCACGCATCACCCCAAAGGCGACCTCGGCATCATCGAGCGCGCGTACGCCGTGGCCGACAAGGCGCACGACGGCCAGAAACGCCAGAGTGGCGAGCCGTACATCACGCACCCGCTCGCGGTGGCGCAGATCCTGGCGGAGCTCGGTCTCGGGCCCAAGGCGATCGCCGCAGCCCTGCTGCATGACACGGTCGAAGACACCGGATACCCCCTCGACGAACTGGCCGCCGACTTCGGCGACGAGGTCGCCATGCTCGTCGACGGGGTCACGAAACTCGACAAGGTCAAGTACGGCGACAGCGCGCAGGCGGAGACCGTCCGCAAGATGATCGTCGCGATGTCGAAAGACATCCGGGTGCTCCTCATCAAGCTCGCCGACCGCTTGCACAACGCCCGCACGTGGGGGTTCGTGCCCCCGCACAAGGCGGCCAAGAAGGCGACCGAGACCCTCGAGATCTACGCGCCGCTCGCACACCGTCTCGGCATCCAGGCCATCAAGAGCGAGCTCGAAGACCTCTCGTTCGCCGTGATGCATCCCAAGCTGTACGCCGAGATCGAGAGCCTGGTCAAACAGCGCACACCGCAACGCGAGCAGTACGTGCAGAACGTCATCGACGCGGTCGACGCCGATCTCCGTGAGCTCCGCGTCCGCGGTCGCGTCATGGGCCGCCCCAAGCAGCTGTACTCCGTGTACCAGAAGATGGTCGTGCGCGGCCGTGAGTTCGACGACATCTACGACCTCATCGGCATCCGGATCCTCGTGGGGACCGTGCGCGACTGCTACGCCGTCCTGGGTGCCATCCACGCGCGATGGACCCCGCTTCCCGGCCGATTCAAGGACTACATCGCCACACCGAAGTTCAACCTCTACCAGTCGCTGCACACCACGGTCATCGGACCGGGCGGGCGGACGGTCGAGATCCAGATCCGCACGCACGAGATGCACCAGCAGGCAGAGTTCGGCGTGGCCGCGCACTGGAAGTACAAGGAGCGCATGGCGGGCGGGAAGGCGGATGCCAAGGCCGTCGACGCCGACATGGCGTGGATCGCGCACATCTCGGACTGGCAGGCCGAGACCGCCGATCCCGGTGAGTTCCTGGACTCGTTGCGGTTCGAGATCGGCGCGAAAGAGGTCTACGTCTTCACGCCGAAGGGGCGGGTCATCGGCCTGCCGGCGGGCGCCACGCCCGTGGACTTCGCGTACGCCGTGCACACCGAGATCGGTCACCGCACGATGGGCGCCAAGGTCAACGGACGCCTCGTTCCCCTCGAGACGGCCCTGCAGAGCGGTGACGTCGTCGAGGTCTTCACCTCCAAGAACCCCGACGCCGGCCCCAGCCAGGACTGGCTCGGCTTCGTCAAGAGCACCCGCGCCCGCAACAAGATCCGCGGGTGGTTCACGAAGGAACGCCGCGAAGAGGCGATCGAACAGGGGAAGGACTCGATCGCGCGAGCGATGCGGCGCCAGAACCTGCCGTTGCAGCGGTTGATGAGCCAGGACTCCTTCACCGAGGTCGCCCGCCAGTTCCACTACGAAGACGTCTCCGCCCTGTACGCCGCAGTCGGCGAAGGACACGTCTCGACGCAGTCGGTCATCGAGAAGGTCACCGCCCTCGTCAGCGCCGAGGACACCTCGACCGGACCGATCGATCTGCCGCAGGTGGGTCGCCGGCGCACCCCCCGCAACAGCGATTCGGGTGTGCTCGTGCGCGGGGCGCCGGACATCCTCGTCAAGCTCGCGAAGTGCTGCACGCCGGTGCCGGGCGATGAGATCGTCGGCTTCGTGACGCGCGGGAGCGGTGTCTCGGTGCACCGCGGCGACTGCACGAACGTGAAAGCGCTCAAAGAAGACCCCGACCGTCTCATCGACGTCGAGTGGGCCCCCACCACGAAGAGCCTGTTCCTCGTCCAGATCCAGGTCGAGGCGCTGGATCGGTCGGGGCTGCTCAGCGACGTCACGCGCGTGCTGAGCGAACATCACGTCAACATCCTCTCGGCAACGGTCTCGACGTCGAACGACCGTCTCGCCCTGAGCAAGTTCGTCTTCGAGATGGGCGACACGGTGCATCTGGACCGCGTCCTCAACGCCGTCCGGCGCATCGACGCGGTCTACGACGTCTATCGCGTCACCTCGTCGTAG
- a CDS encoding DUF349 domain-containing protein, with protein MTSASSPDTDGPRDSSSDAADELVPATDETTLSHDESAAATDPADVPAEVDTAVPESENTVAEGEPSEPDAAEPAPAAAPAPAAAPAPSPTLAARPGPRPGARVAAPTEPWGRVDEEGTVSVREADGWRVVGQYPDGTPDEALAYFQRKFADLASEVTLLEVRHRRGGASASDLRSTALTVRAKLEGAAAVGDLAALVARIDALTAELAEASETEAAAAKEAVADAVRERTVIVEQAEALAARDPQTVQWKQSTAEMSALFDRWQAHQQNGPRLPKSTAQQLWRRFRDARASFDRHRREFFSSLDETHKAARDVKTRLVERAEALAPRGEDGIGAYRDLLGEWKASGRAGRKVDDALWARFKAAGDALYGARVEREAADIEASREKIEQKRALLEKAAPIVDEKNLATARQRLTAIQREWDEIGRVFPRDVERGLDDDLRKIEQSVRTREDADWKRNDPEQKARANDMTRQITDAIAKLESELADAEARGDKRAAAQAAEALEARRGWLRALGG; from the coding sequence GTGACTTCCGCTTCCTCCCCCGACACCGACGGCCCGCGCGACTCCTCGAGCGACGCGGCCGACGAGCTGGTCCCCGCCACCGACGAGACGACGCTCTCGCATGACGAGTCCGCCGCGGCGACCGACCCGGCCGACGTGCCCGCTGAAGTCGACACCGCCGTGCCCGAGTCCGAGAACACTGTGGCCGAGGGCGAGCCTTCGGAACCGGATGCCGCCGAGCCCGCGCCGGCCGCCGCTCCCGCCCCGGCCGCTGCTCCCGCGCCGTCGCCGACGCTCGCCGCCCGGCCCGGACCCCGTCCGGGTGCGCGCGTCGCCGCCCCCACCGAGCCGTGGGGTCGTGTCGACGAGGAGGGCACCGTGTCGGTGCGCGAGGCCGATGGCTGGCGCGTCGTGGGTCAGTACCCCGACGGCACTCCCGACGAGGCGCTGGCCTACTTCCAGCGCAAGTTCGCCGATCTTGCCAGCGAGGTGACCCTCCTCGAAGTTCGTCACCGCCGCGGAGGCGCCTCCGCCTCCGACCTGCGCTCCACCGCGCTCACCGTGCGCGCGAAGCTCGAGGGTGCTGCCGCGGTCGGCGACCTCGCAGCCCTCGTCGCGCGCATCGACGCCCTCACCGCGGAGCTGGCGGAGGCGAGTGAGACCGAGGCCGCCGCGGCGAAAGAGGCCGTGGCCGACGCCGTGCGGGAGCGCACGGTCATCGTCGAGCAGGCCGAGGCGCTGGCCGCCCGCGACCCGCAGACCGTGCAGTGGAAGCAGAGCACGGCGGAGATGTCCGCGCTGTTCGACCGGTGGCAGGCCCACCAGCAGAACGGCCCCCGACTGCCGAAGTCCACGGCGCAGCAGCTGTGGCGTCGCTTCCGCGACGCCCGTGCGAGCTTCGACCGCCACCGCCGCGAGTTCTTCTCGTCGCTGGATGAGACCCACAAGGCCGCCCGCGACGTGAAGACGCGCCTCGTCGAGCGCGCCGAGGCGTTGGCCCCCCGCGGTGAAGACGGCATCGGCGCGTACCGCGACCTCCTCGGCGAGTGGAAGGCCTCTGGCCGAGCCGGTCGCAAGGTCGACGACGCGCTCTGGGCTCGGTTCAAGGCCGCGGGTGACGCGTTGTACGGTGCTCGCGTCGAGCGCGAGGCCGCCGACATCGAGGCCTCCCGCGAGAAGATCGAGCAGAAGCGCGCTCTCCTCGAGAAGGCGGCCCCGATCGTCGACGAGAAGAACCTCGCCACCGCCCGTCAGCGCCTCACGGCCATCCAGCGCGAGTGGGACGAGATCGGCCGGGTGTTCCCGCGCGACGTCGAGCGCGGTCTCGACGACGACCTGCGCAAGATCGAGCAGAGCGTGCGCACGCGTGAAGACGCCGACTGGAAGCGCAACGATCCCGAGCAGAAGGCGCGTGCGAACGATATGACGCGCCAGATCACCGACGCGATCGCCAAGCTCGAAAGCGAGCTCGCCGATGCCGAGGCCCGCGGCGATAAGCGTGCCGCCGCGCAGGCGGCCGAAGCGCTCGAGGCGCGCCGCGGCTGGCTGCGTGCGCTCGGCGGCTGA
- a CDS encoding dioxygenase, producing MATGGKDRQSREQRERARVYQARQELHRRQGQRRTRDNVLGVVIGLIVIAGAIGAQTLYFVAGPGAPAPSPTVTDTPTPSLSPDAPVPEPESSVAPTP from the coding sequence GTGGCGACGGGCGGAAAAGACCGGCAGAGCCGCGAGCAGCGCGAACGCGCCCGGGTCTACCAGGCGCGGCAGGAACTGCACCGCCGTCAGGGGCAGCGCCGAACTCGCGACAACGTGCTCGGCGTCGTCATCGGACTCATCGTCATCGCCGGCGCCATCGGCGCGCAGACCCTGTACTTCGTGGCGGGCCCGGGTGCGCCTGCGCCGTCGCCGACCGTGACCGACACCCCCACGCCATCGCTCTCTCCCGACGCGCCGGTGCCCGAGCCGGAGTCGTCGGTCGCACCCACGCCCTGA